The genomic window CGACAACCGCCTATACCGGGCGCGGCTCGATGCTTGAGGATCTTCAGCTGTTCTGCGAAGCAGCCAGCGAAGTGTCGTTCTATCTGCCGGCCGATGCCTGGTATATCGACACCGTCACTGGCCGGATCGCGGCAGAGGTGCAGTTCCGCGCGTTCCAGCGTGGCAACTATCAGGTCGTCAACGATGTCTGGATCGCGACGATTGAGGATGGGCAAATCACGATCATCAAGGAATATCTCGATGGGCGCGTGAAGGACCTTCAGGCTCTGGGTGTGCTGGAACTTGAGGAAAGCCCCGAAAGCCTGACCCCATGGCCGTCACGGACCGCGGAATGGGAATCCTGTTTCCCGATCACGCGCGCCGCGCCGATCAACGAATGCCGCCCCCCTTCGGAATAACCAGCAAAGGCTGGCGCGTGACAGACGCGCGCCAGCCCACCCTGCCGTGACGCTTGTTTGTCACATTGCAGCGGCGGTCACTTCTACCTCGACCAGAAATTCGGAACGGGTGAAGCCGGACACGATCACCAGCGTTGACGCGGGCAAATGCGTCACATCAGCCAGCCACGCATCGCGTGCCTCCATATATCCCTGCATATGTTCCCGCGCGGTGACAAACGCATTGATGCGGATCACATCACCCGGCCCCATGCCAGCAGCGCCCAAGATCGCGGTGCAGGATGCAAAACACAGATCGGCCTGGGCGCGCGCGCCCTCTGGCACCGTTCCGTCCGCCGCGAGGCCCAACTGGCCCGAAGTGGCGACCAGCCGCATTCCGGCAGGCATCTCGACCCCGTGGGAGTAGCGGGCAAATGGCGGCGCAATCGTATCGGGAACTAAGGAGCGCAAAGGAGGATATCCCGTTTGAAGAGTGTCTGGCTGAGTGGCCTCAGCGGCGGCGACCAGGTTCAGCAACAGATGGGCACGCGTCAATGCACCGACCGAGCCATGGCGCGGGGTCACGAAACTGGCCTTTTCAGCCACGTCGCCCGCAATGTCAGAGACCATTTCGCCCTCTGCGTAACTGATTCCGATGCCCAGAACCGAAGCGCCGGGCCGGATCATGTCGGCACGAATGAAATCGGGCTGCCCGACGGCCGAGATCACGATATCGGCCCCGGCAATAGCGCCACCCACATCACCGGACCGGCTATGCAGCAGCGTCACATCCGCGTCCACACCCTTGCGCGACAGCAGCATCGCAAGGGGTCGCCCCACGATGGAACCACGCCCAATGATAACAACACGCTGCCCTGCAAGCGGGACATGATGGGCTTGCAGCAGATCGAGAATACCGGCGGGCGTGCAGGGTAATGTGCCCTCGGATCCCCAAAGAAGCCGCCCGAGGTTCATTGGGTGAAACCCGTCCACATCCTTGGCCGGGTCGACTGCCGCGACGGCACTGTCGGTGTCCAGGTGGTTCGGCAAGGGAAGCTGGATAAGCACACCATGGCGCGACGCGTCCGCGTTCAACCGCGCGATCAGTGCCATCAGATCATCCTGGGAGGTTTCGGCATCCAGCACGATGGCCTCCGACCCGATCCCCGCTTTCGCGCAATCCGCATGCTTGCGTTTGAGATAGGCCTCGCTGGCCGGGTCATTGCCCACCAGAATGGTCGTCAAATGCGGGACGATGCCCGCATCTGCCAATGCAGCCACCCTGGCCGTCATCTCCGAGAGTCGGATGGCGGCCAGGGCGTCGCCGTCAAGAAGCACGGCGCGTGTCACTGTCACTCGAACCCGATGGACGGGTCGATGAACTGGTTGGTCACGACATCTTCCGGCGTGACGTCAGGATTGGCACGCTCATCGAGGTTCGGCGCAACCACATCGAAGATGGCCTGCACCCGTGCCATGTCGAAATCGCCGACAGTGCCGTTGGTGCCGTTGCCGATGATCCCGGTCTCGGCCATGACCTGCGCCGCGTTCGCGACCTGATCGGGTTCGGTCGACCACCAGCCAACATTGTAATCGCCCTCGTTGAAGGCCACGACAATTTCGTTCACTTCTGCGGGTTCAGTGGCGTAGTCAATCGCCGCCTGCTGCATGATCGGAACCAAGGCTTCCAGACAGGGCGAAAGTTCCTCCAACCGATCCCGGCTGACCGAGACCATGCCGGTATAGTTCGGATAGCCCAGATCGTTGATGAACACGTAGTCGATGGGGCGGGCCCAGTTGTTGCCCGTCTCGAAGTTATAGACCTCACTGGTGGCGAAGCCCTGGTTCAGCCATGTGCCGTTGTTGACGACGAAGTTCTCGGCATCGCCCCGGTAGCCTTCGACGAAAGCCTCGGCGGGAACGCCTGCCTCAACCAGGTAGCGCCCGAAGGTGCGGTTGATGGTCGAGACATAGATCTTGCCCTGACCGGACCCGGCGAAGGCGATCAGGTCTTCCACGGAGTTGAAGCCATCAGGGTAAGTTTCCTCATCCCAGAGCAGCGCCGTGGGGGCGACGTCGAGCGGCGCGAAGACACCGATGGCCGGGAACTGATCAGAGAATATGAAGGCATTGTCCAACTCGTGATAGGCGAGGTGCGGCACCAGATTGGCGCGGTTGTTGCCACGGAACAGGGCAGAATAGGACGTCTCGCCATCGGCCAGACCGATACCGCCGCCGCCTTCCAGCACGACAAGCTCGATACCGGTCGAGCCGAGAGGGCCGCGATAGGCGCCCTGCTCCATCGTGCCGCCGGACCCGATCATCTGAATGATCGGCCCATGTTCGGCCTGCATCAGCCAATCCTTTTGCAGGATCAGCGGGTTCGGGCAGACCTCTGACAGGTCGGTGGTATAGCTGGTCTCGGCAAAATCGCCGGCCATGGCAGCAGTGGCCGATAGGGCAGTCGCGCCGAGAAGGGCGGGAAGCAGTCGTAGTGTCATGGTAGGTTCCTCTCTGTTGGCGGAAGTTTCGTCACCTTCAAACGCGTCCGTGCCATTCCGAAAACAGCCGGTTTCCGACGAATTGAAAGAACAGGTAAACCGAGATCGACAAGACCGAGGAGGCGATCAGCGCCGCGTACATTTCCTCGTATTTGAAGTCGATCTTGGCATTGATAAGCATCTGGCCGAGGCCCCCGGCACCCGCCAGAAAGAACAGTTCGGACACGATGGCGCCGATTACGGCGAGGCCTGCGGAAATCCGAAGGCCCGCGAACAACGCCGGTGCGGCGGACGGAAAGCCCGCCTTCCACAGCGTAATCCACCAGCTTGCGCTGGCCAGGCGGAACAGGTCGATCACGCCGCGATCAAGGCTTTTCAGGCCCAGCAGCAAAGTGGTCGGGATCGAGAAGAACGTGAACATCGCCACAATCAGAACTTTCGGCAGAAAGCCGAAGCCGAGGGCGGCCTGAATCAGCGGGATAATCGCAAGGATCGGAATGGATTGCAGGGCCACGAGATAGGGGAAAATCGCACGCTCCATCGTCACCAGCCGGAACATGATCATACCAAGCAGGATGCCCATGGGGATGGAACAGGCGAGGCCCGCCGCCGCAATCGAAAGGGTCACAAGCGCACGCTGACCAAGCTCGGCCAGGACGTCGGGGCGCGAAAACGCACGCTCCCACAATCCGGCCCCGCTTGGCATCAGGAACAGCCTGTGATCGGGCAACCCGGCCCGGACCCAGGCATAAAGCCCCAACAGGGCGATGCCGAGGATCACGGGCGGCAGCACCGAACAGGCGAAGCGCACGACCGGCGTGGGGGGCGCACGATTTGGGACCGGCTTATGGGCCCGAAGGGTGGATGCGTCGCTCATATCGCGCCGTCTCCCGGTTGCATGGTTTCCTGAAGGGATTTTGACACTTGCGCGCGGCCATCCGTAAAAGCGGCCCCGAAGCGCATGTCGCCGGTGCGCGGTGAGGGCAGATTGACCTTGAACTCGGAATGGATGCGTCCGGGGCGCGCGCTCATCACCACAACACGGTCGGACAGGTAGACCGCCTCGGGGATGGAGTGGGTGATGAAGAAGCCGGTGAATTGCTTTTCCCGGTGGAGCGCCGCGAGGTCTTCGATCAGCTTCTCGCGGGTGATCTCATCAAGTGCGCCGAAGGGCTCGTCGAACAGGAACACGGAAGGCTCCAGCGACAACGAACGGGCAAGAGAGGCGCGCATCTTCATGCCGCCGGACAGGGCGCGGGGAAAGCGATCCTCAAACCCTTTAAGGCCCACGGCTTCCATCTGTTCCAGCGCCTTGCGCCGCCGTTCCGCTGCCGGCACGCCGCGCAGTTCCATCATCAGCTCGACATTTTGCAACGTCTTGCGCCACGGCAGAAGAGTTGCCTCCTGAAACACGAATGCCAGGTGGTCGCGGTCAATGCGGACGGTCCCATCGGTATGGGTGAGCAGGCCCGATGCGATCCGCGCCAGGGTGGACTTGCCGCAACCCGATGGCCCGATGAAGGACACAAATTCGCCCTTTCGGATCGTCAGGTTGATGTCGCGCAATGCCTCTGTGCCATCGGGATAGGTCATTGAAAGGTTTTCAAACGCCACTGCAACCTCGCGGTCATCACCGGCGCCCGCCCCGGGCTCCACCTGGCTAATCCCGACGGTGGGCGGAGGA from Rhodophyticola sp. CCM32 includes these protein-coding regions:
- a CDS encoding tetrahydrofolate dehydrogenase/cyclohydrolase catalytic domain-containing protein — translated: MTVTRAVLLDGDALAAIRLSEMTARVAALADAGIVPHLTTILVGNDPASEAYLKRKHADCAKAGIGSEAIVLDAETSQDDLMALIARLNADASRHGVLIQLPLPNHLDTDSAVAAVDPAKDVDGFHPMNLGRLLWGSEGTLPCTPAGILDLLQAHHVPLAGQRVVIIGRGSIVGRPLAMLLSRKGVDADVTLLHSRSGDVGGAIAGADIVISAVGQPDFIRADMIRPGASVLGIGISYAEGEMVSDIAGDVAEKASFVTPRHGSVGALTRAHLLLNLVAAAEATQPDTLQTGYPPLRSLVPDTIAPPFARYSHGVEMPAGMRLVATSGQLGLAADGTVPEGARAQADLCFASCTAILGAAGMGPGDVIRINAFVTAREHMQGYMEARDAWLADVTHLPASTLVIVSGFTRSEFLVEVEVTAAAM
- a CDS encoding nuclear transport factor 2 family protein; this encodes MKKSNGRAIIDIYFDKRKERWTMLRTALAAFAVLTSSTTLAMAQEEVRPNVFFAGELDEPGTDRAMMQDLILDLMTAWGDCNADAMISSVSEEVSFAYPTTAYTGRGSMLEDLQLFCEAASEVSFYLPADAWYIDTVTGRIAAEVQFRAFQRGNYQVVNDVWIATIEDGQITIIKEYLDGRVKDLQALGVLELEESPESLTPWPSRTAEWESCFPITRAAPINECRPPSE
- a CDS encoding ABC transporter permease, with the protein product MSDASTLRAHKPVPNRAPPTPVVRFACSVLPPVILGIALLGLYAWVRAGLPDHRLFLMPSGAGLWERAFSRPDVLAELGQRALVTLSIAAAGLACSIPMGILLGMIMFRLVTMERAIFPYLVALQSIPILAIIPLIQAALGFGFLPKVLIVAMFTFFSIPTTLLLGLKSLDRGVIDLFRLASASWWITLWKAGFPSAAPALFAGLRISAGLAVIGAIVSELFFLAGAGGLGQMLINAKIDFKYEEMYAALIASSVLSISVYLFFQFVGNRLFSEWHGRV
- a CDS encoding ABC transporter ATP-binding protein, which encodes MRDINLTIRKGEFVSFIGPSGCGKSTLARIASGLLTHTDGTVRIDRDHLAFVFQEATLLPWRKTLQNVELMMELRGVPAAERRRKALEQMEAVGLKGFEDRFPRALSGGMKMRASLARSLSLEPSVFLFDEPFGALDEITREKLIEDLAALHREKQFTGFFITHSIPEAVYLSDRVVVMSARPGRIHSEFKVNLPSPRTGDMRFGAAFTDGRAQVSKSLQETMQPGDGAI